Proteins from a single region of Haloterrigena alkaliphila:
- a CDS encoding DUF7437 domain-containing protein gives MSKAAGDPERAINGFISIARLLEEPRLARLYTYVLRIGEATIDEITADLDTPRTTAYADTATLVDLGALERDDEQKTHTYTAVPLALTATLDGDEYTITPTFIEAFGRTPRAQDLEFLIDKHGIGKLAAALTYAVPYVEGRMSERVAARELNLQPAVGIAVLQALREVILEMRAHDPYFDRIRNAREHPSNEDA, from the coding sequence ATGTCGAAAGCGGCCGGTGATCCCGAGCGCGCCATCAACGGATTCATATCGATCGCTCGACTGCTCGAGGAGCCGCGGCTCGCGCGGCTCTATACGTACGTCCTTCGGATCGGGGAAGCCACGATCGACGAGATTACAGCCGATCTCGATACGCCTCGAACGACGGCCTACGCCGACACGGCGACGCTCGTCGATCTGGGAGCGCTCGAGCGCGACGACGAGCAGAAGACGCACACGTATACCGCCGTTCCACTCGCGCTCACTGCGACCCTCGATGGCGACGAGTACACGATTACGCCGACGTTCATCGAAGCGTTCGGCCGCACACCGCGAGCGCAGGATCTCGAGTTTCTAATCGACAAACACGGGATCGGCAAACTCGCGGCTGCGCTCACGTATGCCGTTCCCTACGTCGAAGGAAGGATGTCCGAGCGAGTCGCCGCTCGCGAACTGAACCTCCAGCCCGCGGTCGGTATCGCCGTCCTTCAGGCCCTCCGCGAGGTGATCCTCGAGATGCGAGCGCACGATCCGTACTTCGATCGGATTCGAAACGCGCGCGAGCACCCGTCGAACGAGGACGCGTAG
- a CDS encoding DUF7556 family protein, with translation MATNPHAMTPDDETVVGSIDSTDSSTEYVIADISADGAWLSMRADDAPTLPAWR, from the coding sequence ATGGCGACGAACCCCCACGCCATGACGCCCGACGACGAGACCGTCGTCGGTTCGATCGACTCGACGGACTCGAGTACGGAATACGTCATCGCCGACATCTCGGCCGATGGCGCCTGGCTTTCGATGCGAGCGGACGACGCGCCGACGCTACCGGCATGGCGATAA